In a genomic window of Streptococcus oralis:
- the strH gene encoding LPXTG-anchored beta-N-acetylhexosaminidase StrH gives MKLEKKQRFSIRKYAVGAASVLIGFAFSAQVVSADGITPAPTAEETVQTIQESPQAVKEAVDSKVPEKLEEKADKPVKEEVKEDQEVPRTVTPKTEESSAPVVTENAAPSPTAEKESPAPAETPAESTPSEKKNEAVTPAVATPSTERAAQVNEKLAKRKMISIDAGRKYFSPDQLKEIIDKAKHYGYTDLHLLVGNDGMRFMLDDMTITANGKTYASDDVKRALENGTDAYYKDPNGNHLTESQMTDLINYAKNKGIGLIPTVNSPGHMDAILHAMKELGIQKPNFNYFGKESARTVDLDNKEAVAFTKALIDKYAAYFAGKTDIFNIGLDEYANDATNAKGWSVLQAYKWYPEDGFPDKGYDKFIAYANDLARIVKSHGLKPMAFNDGIYYNSDTSFGTFDKDIIVSMWTGGWGGYDVASSKLLVEKGHQILNTNDAWYYVLGRNADGQGWYNLDQGLNGIKNTPITSVPKSEGADIPFIGGMVAAWADTPSARYSPSRLFKLMRSFANANAEYFAADYESAEQALKEVPTDLNRYTAESVAAVKEAEKAIRSLDSNLSRAQQDTIDQAIAKLQEAVSNLTFTPEAQKEEDAKREVEKLAKNKVISIDAGRKYFSAEQLKRIIDKASELGYSDVHLLLGNDGLRFLLDDMTITANGKTYASDDVKNAIIEGTKAYYDDPNGTTLSQAEITELIEYAKSKGIGLIPAINSPGHMDAMLVAMEKLGIQNPQANFDKVSKTTMDLENEEAMNFTKALIGKYMDFFAGKTKIFNYGTDEYANDATNAQGWYYLKYYNLYGKFAEYSNTLAAMAKERGLQPMAFNDGFYYEDKDDVEFDKDVIISYWSKGWWGYNLATPQYLASKGYKLLNTNGDWYYVLGNHKPDEAYPLSKALENSGKVPFNQLASTKYPEVDLPTIGSMLAIWADKPSAEYKEEEIFELMTAFADHNKDYFRADYNALREELAQIPTNLEGYSKESLDALNAAKEALNYNLNRSKQAELDALVAKLKAARLGLKPAATHSGSLDENELAANVETKPELITRAEKIPFEVTKKENPNLPAKQEKIVTPGVDGERTHYISVLTENGKQTETVLDSQVTKEPVTQVVEIGAPITHKGDESGLAPAAEAKPRLDIQEEEIPFTTVTRENPLLLKGKTQVVTKGANGRRSHYYSVSTSADGKEVKTLVDSLVTQEAVTQVIEVGTLVTHVGDEHGLAPTAETKPRLDIQEEEIPFTTVTRENPQLPKGQTQVVTKGANGHRTAFYSVSTTADGKEERTLVNSVVTQEAVTQIVEVGTAVEKAEQTAPTTAKADEKQLPATGSQDSAGLVAAGLMATLAAYGLTKRKED, from the coding sequence ATGAAACTAGAAAAGAAACAGCGCTTCTCCATCCGTAAATACGCGGTTGGGGCGGCTTCTGTACTTATAGGATTTGCTTTTAGCGCCCAAGTCGTATCTGCCGACGGAATTACTCCAGCTCCAACAGCTGAAGAAACTGTCCAAACGATTCAGGAGAGTCCACAAGCAGTCAAAGAAGCTGTAGACTCCAAGGTTCCAGAAAAACTGGAAGAAAAGGCTGACAAACCTGTAAAAGAGGAGGTCAAAGAAGACCAGGAGGTTCCTCGAACAGTTACTCCAAAAACAGAAGAGTCAAGCGCACCAGTTGTGACAGAAAATGCTGCTCCATCTCCTACTGCCGAGAAAGAAAGCCCTGCCCCAGCTGAAACTCCTGCTGAAAGCACTCCTTCAGAAAAGAAAAATGAAGCCGTCACACCTGCAGTAGCCACTCCTAGCACGGAACGAGCAGCTCAGGTAAATGAAAAACTGGCAAAAAGAAAAATGATCTCAATCGACGCTGGACGCAAGTACTTCTCTCCAGACCAACTCAAAGAAATCATCGACAAAGCCAAACACTACGGTTATACTGATCTTCATTTACTAGTTGGAAATGACGGCATGCGTTTTATGTTGGACGACATGACAATCACAGCCAATGGCAAAACCTATGCAAGTGACGATGTCAAACGTGCACTTGAAAACGGAACCGATGCCTACTACAAAGATCCAAACGGCAACCATTTAACAGAGAGTCAGATGACGGACTTGATCAACTACGCTAAAAACAAAGGCATTGGTCTCATCCCAACTGTAAACAGCCCTGGTCACATGGATGCGATTTTGCATGCCATGAAAGAACTAGGCATCCAAAAACCGAACTTCAACTACTTTGGTAAGGAATCCGCTCGTACCGTTGACCTTGATAACAAGGAGGCTGTTGCATTTACCAAAGCTCTGATCGACAAGTATGCTGCTTACTTCGCTGGCAAAACTGACATCTTCAATATCGGACTAGACGAGTACGCCAATGATGCTACAAACGCCAAAGGCTGGAGCGTTCTTCAGGCCTATAAATGGTATCCAGAAGATGGATTCCCGGATAAGGGTTATGATAAATTTATCGCCTACGCCAATGACCTTGCTCGCATCGTCAAATCTCACGGCCTCAAACCAATGGCCTTTAACGATGGTATCTACTACAATAGCGACACTAGCTTTGGAACCTTTGACAAAGACATCATCGTTTCTATGTGGACTGGTGGATGGGGCGGATACGACGTCGCTTCTTCTAAACTTCTAGTTGAAAAAGGCCACCAAATCCTTAATACCAACGATGCTTGGTACTATGTTCTCGGACGAAATGCCGACGGCCAAGGCTGGTACAACCTGGACCAAGGGCTCAATGGAATCAAGAACACTCCAATCACTTCTGTACCAAAATCTGAAGGAGCAGATATTCCGTTCATCGGTGGTATGGTAGCTGCTTGGGCAGATACTCCATCAGCACGCTATTCTCCATCACGCCTCTTCAAACTCATGCGTAGCTTCGCAAATGCCAATGCTGAATACTTTGCTGCCGACTATGAATCTGCTGAGCAAGCTCTGAAAGAAGTCCCGACAGACCTTAACCGCTATACTGCAGAAAGTGTCGCAGCTGTCAAAGAAGCTGAAAAAGCCATTCGCTCACTCGATAGCAACCTCAGCCGTGCCCAACAGGACACCATTGACCAAGCAATCGCGAAACTCCAAGAAGCTGTTAGCAACTTGACCTTCACACCAGAAGCTCAAAAAGAAGAAGACGCGAAACGCGAAGTTGAAAAACTTGCCAAGAACAAGGTGATCTCAATCGATGCTGGACGTAAGTACTTCTCAGCTGAACAACTCAAACGTATCATTGATAAAGCTAGTGAACTTGGATATTCTGATGTGCATCTCCTCCTAGGAAATGATGGACTTCGCTTCCTACTTGATGACATGACTATCACAGCTAACGGCAAAACTTATGCAAGTGACGATGTCAAAAATGCCATCATCGAAGGAACAAAAGCTTACTACGATGATCCAAACGGAACCACTCTTAGTCAGGCTGAAATCACTGAATTGATTGAGTACGCAAAATCAAAAGGGATTGGACTCATCCCAGCGATCAACAGCCCAGGTCACATGGATGCCATGCTTGTCGCTATGGAAAAATTAGGTATCCAAAATCCTCAAGCAAACTTTGACAAGGTCTCTAAAACAACCATGGACCTTGAAAATGAAGAAGCGATGAACTTTACAAAAGCCCTTATCGGCAAGTACATGGACTTCTTTGCAGGCAAGACTAAGATCTTTAACTACGGTACAGACGAATACGCTAATGACGCTACCAACGCTCAAGGTTGGTATTATCTGAAATACTACAATCTCTATGGCAAGTTTGCTGAGTACTCCAACACTCTTGCTGCCATGGCCAAAGAAAGAGGCCTTCAACCGATGGCCTTCAACGATGGTTTCTACTACGAGGACAAGGATGATGTTGAGTTTGACAAGGATGTCATCATCTCTTACTGGTCTAAAGGATGGTGGGGCTATAACCTTGCAACTCCTCAGTATCTGGCAAGCAAAGGCTACAAACTTCTCAATACCAACGGAGACTGGTACTATGTTTTAGGTAATCACAAACCTGACGAAGCCTATCCACTATCAAAAGCACTTGAAAACTCTGGTAAAGTGCCATTTAACCAGCTTGCTTCTACCAAGTATCCAGAGGTTGACCTTCCTACTATTGGTAGTATGCTTGCTATCTGGGCAGACAAACCAAGTGCCGAGTACAAGGAAGAAGAAATCTTTGAACTCATGACTGCCTTCGCAGATCACAACAAAGACTACTTCCGCGCTGACTACAATGCTCTCCGTGAGGAGCTTGCTCAAATTCCTACTAACTTGGAAGGATACAGCAAAGAAAGTCTTGATGCTTTAAATGCAGCTAAAGAGGCTCTCAACTACAACCTCAATCGCAGCAAACAAGCCGAGTTAGACGCTCTCGTAGCCAAGCTCAAAGCAGCCCGCCTAGGCCTCAAACCAGCGGCAACTCACTCAGGAAGCCTCGATGAAAATGAACTAGCTGCCAATGTTGAAACCAAACCGGAACTCATCACAAGAGCAGAAAAGATTCCATTTGAGGTTACCAAAAAAGAAAATCCGAACCTCCCAGCTAAGCAAGAAAAGATTGTCACACCAGGTGTAGATGGTGAACGCACTCATTACATCTCTGTCCTTACTGAAAATGGTAAACAAACAGAAACCGTTCTAGATAGCCAAGTAACCAAAGAACCTGTAACCCAAGTGGTTGAAATCGGTGCCCCTATTACCCACAAAGGGGATGAAAGTGGTCTTGCTCCAGCTGCCGAAGCGAAACCAAGACTAGATATCCAAGAAGAAGAGATTCCGTTCACTACTGTGACACGTGAAAATCCACTCTTGCTCAAAGGGAAGACTCAAGTCGTTACTAAAGGAGCTAACGGTCGTCGCAGTCATTACTATTCTGTGAGCACTAGTGCTGACGGTAAGGAAGTGAAAACTCTTGTAGATAGCCTTGTGACCCAAGAAGCAGTGACCCAAGTTATTGAAGTCGGAACTCTTGTAACCCATGTAGGGGACGAACACGGTCTTGCTCCAACCGCAGAAACAAAACCAAGACTGGACATTCAAGAGGAAGAAATTCCATTCACTACTGTGACACGTGAAAATCCTCAATTACCAAAAGGACAAACGCAAGTTGTTACTAAAGGAGCTAACGGCCACCGTACTGCCTTCTACTCTGTAAGTACTACTGCTGATGGCAAAGAAGAAAGAACTCTTGTCAATAGCGTGGTAACACAGGAAGCCGTCACTCAAATCGTTGAAGTCGGCACTGCCGTTGAGAAAGCTGAGCAAACTGCACCAACTACTGCCAAAGCAGATGAAAAACAACTCCCTGCAACAGGAAGTCAAGACTCTGCAGGCTTGGTCGCAGCAGGCCTCATGGCGACTCTAGCAGCCTACGGACTGACTAAGAGAAAAGAAGACTAA
- a CDS encoding GntR family transcriptional regulator, which translates to MAIPKYQYIKDELKNKIISGQFASGDKFYTEAELIAMYDVSSITVVRALNDLAKDGYIVRQQGKGTFVSRARKHKLVEFSDVEIFETKDDKVTVLSIERGNKLEYLDKLGLRGDQFYYKIERIRQTNDVTYIYHTSYIPEQYINANYPNLDYYSSIYTRFKLDYRIHMSDEHFEEINEIAFPTPEHAASVLGIDTQFPTVFQTKTTKLEATGQVLAYSETYKRADYYKIKFISCNRGH; encoded by the coding sequence ATGGCTATTCCTAAATACCAATATATTAAAGATGAATTAAAAAACAAAATCATCTCTGGTCAATTTGCAAGTGGAGATAAATTTTATACAGAAGCCGAATTGATCGCGATGTACGATGTGAGTTCAATCACAGTTGTCCGTGCCTTGAACGACCTTGCTAAAGACGGCTACATTGTCCGCCAACAAGGTAAAGGTACTTTCGTTTCACGTGCCCGCAAGCACAAACTCGTTGAGTTTTCAGATGTTGAAATCTTTGAAACAAAAGACGATAAAGTTACTGTCCTTTCTATCGAGCGCGGAAACAAACTTGAATATTTAGATAAACTTGGACTACGTGGAGATCAATTCTACTATAAGATTGAACGTATTCGTCAGACAAACGACGTAACATACATCTACCACACATCTTATATTCCTGAGCAATACATCAATGCCAACTATCCAAATCTTGACTATTATAGCTCTATCTATACACGTTTCAAATTGGATTACCGCATTCACATGAGTGATGAACATTTTGAGGAAATCAACGAAATCGCATTCCCAACACCAGAGCATGCTGCTTCTGTACTCGGAATCGATACACAATTCCCAACTGTCTTCCAAACGAAGACTACAAAACTTGAGGCCACTGGCCAAGTCCTTGCCTATAGTGAAACATATAAGCGAGCAGACTACTACAAAATCAAATTCATCTCATGTAACCGAGGTCATTAA
- a CDS encoding glycoside hydrolase family 35 protein produces MTRFKIEDDFYLDGKPFKILSGAIHYFRIPAEDWYHSLYNLKALGFNTVETYVAWNLHEPVEGEFDFEGARNLERFLQIAQDLGLYAIVRPSPFICAEWEFGGLPAWLLTKDVRIRSSDPAYIEAVARYYDQLLPRLVPRLLDNGGNILMMQVENEYGSYGEDKSYLRAIRKLMEDRGIDCPLFTSDGPWRATLKAGTLIEDDLFVTGNFGSKAPYNFSQMQEFFDEHGKKWPLMCMEFWDGWFNRWKEPIITRDPKELAEAVREVLEQGSINLYMFHGGTNFGFMNGCSARGTLDLPQVTSYDYDALLDEEGNPTAKYLAVKKMMATHFPEYPQLEPLYKESMEIGSIPLVEKVSLFETLDNLSSPTESLYPKAMEELGQSYGYLLYRTEASWDAEEERLRIIDGRDRAQLYVDGQWIATQYQTEIGEDIYCQGNREGFSEIDILIENMGRVNYGHKFLADTQRKGIRTGVCKDLHFLLNWKQYPLPLDNPEKIDFSKGWTEGQPAFYAFDFTVEEPKDTYLDLSEFGKGVSFVNGRHLGRFWNVGPTLSLYIPHSYLKEGANRIIIFETEGEYKEEIHLTRKPTLKHIKGENL; encoded by the coding sequence ATGACCAGATTTAAAATTGAGGACGATTTCTATTTAGACGGAAAACCGTTCAAGATTTTGTCCGGCGCCATTCATTATTTTAGGATTCCAGCAGAGGATTGGTATCATTCTCTCTATAACTTAAAGGCGCTTGGCTTTAATACAGTCGAGACCTATGTGGCTTGGAATTTACACGAACCTGTTGAAGGGGAGTTTGATTTTGAAGGTGCCAGAAATTTGGAGAGATTTCTTCAAATTGCACAAGATTTGGGTCTCTATGCCATTGTACGCCCGTCTCCATTTATCTGTGCGGAATGGGAATTTGGTGGCTTGCCGGCTTGGCTCTTGACCAAGGACGTGCGAATTCGCTCGTCCGACCCGGCCTACATCGAGGCTGTTGCTCGCTATTATGACCAATTATTGCCAAGGCTTGTGCCTCGCTTGCTGGATAATGGCGGAAACATTCTCATGATGCAAGTCGAAAATGAATATGGCTCTTATGGAGAAGATAAGTCTTATCTACGAGCGATTCGGAAATTGATGGAAGACCGAGGGATTGATTGCCCACTCTTTACTTCAGATGGCCCATGGAGGGCTACTCTGAAAGCTGGAACCTTGATCGAGGACGACCTCTTTGTGACAGGAAACTTCGGTTCTAAAGCTCCGTACAACTTTTCACAGATGCAGGAATTCTTTGATGAGCATGGCAAGAAATGGCCCCTCATGTGTATGGAATTCTGGGATGGTTGGTTCAACCGTTGGAAAGAACCCATCATCACACGGGATCCTAAAGAATTGGCAGAAGCTGTTCGAGAGGTATTGGAGCAAGGCTCTATCAACCTTTACATGTTCCATGGTGGTACAAACTTTGGTTTCATGAATGGTTGCTCGGCTCGAGGGACTCTGGATTTGCCACAAGTCACATCTTACGACTATGATGCCCTTCTCGATGAAGAAGGAAATCCAACTGCTAAATACTTAGCAGTCAAGAAGATGATGGCAACCCACTTCCCAGAGTATCCACAGTTGGAACCACTCTATAAGGAAAGCATGGAGATAGGGTCCATTCCATTGGTCGAGAAAGTTTCCTTGTTTGAAACCCTGGATAATCTCTCTAGTCCTACTGAGAGCCTCTATCCAAAAGCGATGGAAGAACTTGGTCAAAGTTATGGCTACCTTCTCTACCGCACTGAGGCAAGTTGGGATGCAGAAGAGGAACGCCTCCGTATCATTGATGGACGTGACCGAGCTCAACTTTATGTAGATGGTCAATGGATTGCCACTCAATACCAGACAGAGATTGGTGAAGATATCTACTGTCAAGGCAACCGAGAAGGCTTTTCAGAAATTGACATCTTGATTGAAAATATGGGGCGTGTCAACTACGGTCATAAGTTCTTGGCAGATACGCAACGTAAAGGAATTCGAACAGGTGTCTGCAAGGATCTACATTTCTTACTGAATTGGAAACAATATCCACTGCCACTGGATAATCCTGAGAAAATTGATTTTTCAAAAGGATGGACAGAAGGACAACCAGCCTTTTACGCTTTCGACTTCACCGTTGAAGAGCCGAAGGATACCTACTTAGACTTGTCTGAGTTTGGTAAGGGAGTTTCCTTTGTCAACGGGCGTCACCTAGGGCGTTTCTGGAACGTCGGCCCGACCCTCTCACTTTATATCCCTCATAGCTATCTCAAGGAAGGTGCTAACCGCATCATCATCTTTGAAACTGAGGGCGAATATAAAGAAGAGATTCATTTAACTCGTAAACCTACACTAAAACACATAAAGGGGGAAAACTTATGA
- a CDS encoding PTS sugar transporter subunit IIB, whose product MTIVGCRIDGRLIHGQVANLWAGKLNVSRIMVVDDEVVNNDIEKSGLKLATPPGVKLSILPVEKAAANILAGKYDSQRLFIVARKPDRFLGLVEAGVPLETLNVGNMSQTPETRSITRSINVVDKDVEDFHKLAEKGVKLTAQMVPNDPVSDFLSLLK is encoded by the coding sequence ATGACAATTGTAGGATGCCGTATCGATGGACGTTTGATCCACGGTCAAGTAGCCAATCTTTGGGCTGGAAAACTAAATGTTTCACGCATTATGGTTGTAGACGACGAAGTTGTTAACAACGATATTGAAAAGAGTGGTTTGAAACTTGCGACACCACCAGGTGTGAAACTCAGTATCTTGCCAGTTGAGAAAGCAGCAGCAAATATCCTTGCTGGTAAATACGATAGCCAACGTCTCTTTATCGTTGCACGTAAACCAGACCGTTTCCTTGGTTTGGTCGAAGCAGGTGTTCCGCTTGAAACACTCAACGTCGGTAATATGTCTCAAACACCAGAAACTCGCTCTATCACACGTTCTATCAATGTGGTAGACAAGGATGTGGAAGATTTCCACAAACTAGCAGAAAAAGGTGTGAAACTCACTGCTCAAATGGTTCCAAATGATCCAGTTTCAGACTTTTTGAGCTTATTAAAATAG
- a CDS encoding PTS mannose/fructose/sorbose/N-acetylgalactosamine transporter subunit IIC codes for MIQPWQILLLTLYSAYQICDELTIVSSAGSPVFAGFITGLIMGDVTTGLFIGGSLQLFVLGVGTFGGASRIDATSGAVLATAFSISQGIDTDLAITTIAVPVAALLTYFDVLGRMTTTFFAHRIDAAIERFDYKGIERNYLLGAIPWALSRALPVFFALAFGGEFVQGVVNLVKEYQWVADGLTLAGRMLPGLGFAILLRYLPVKRNLHYLAMGFGLTAMLTVLYSYVTGLGGAVSGILGTLPADVAEKIGFANNFKGLSMIGISIVGIFLAVVHFKNSQKVAVAAPSTPSESGEIEDDEF; via the coding sequence ATGATACAACCGTGGCAAATTTTACTTCTCACTTTGTACTCAGCTTATCAAATCTGTGATGAGTTGACAATCGTTTCATCTGCAGGTTCCCCTGTATTCGCTGGTTTCATTACTGGTTTGATCATGGGAGATGTGACAACTGGTTTGTTTATCGGTGGTAGCTTGCAGTTGTTCGTTCTCGGGGTTGGTACCTTCGGTGGTGCTTCTCGTATCGACGCAACTTCTGGTGCGGTTCTTGCAACAGCATTCTCTATCTCTCAAGGTATTGATACAGACCTTGCGATTACAACAATCGCTGTACCAGTAGCAGCACTTTTGACATACTTCGACGTTCTTGGACGTATGACAACTACTTTCTTTGCACACCGTATTGATGCTGCGATCGAACGCTTTGACTACAAAGGTATCGAACGCAACTACCTACTTGGTGCGATTCCATGGGCTCTTTCTCGTGCCCTTCCAGTATTCTTCGCTCTTGCTTTTGGTGGAGAATTCGTACAAGGTGTTGTAAACCTTGTTAAAGAATACCAATGGGTTGCGGACGGTTTGACACTTGCAGGACGTATGCTTCCAGGTCTCGGATTTGCAATCTTGCTTCGTTACCTTCCAGTTAAACGTAACCTTCACTACCTTGCAATGGGATTCGGTTTGACAGCTATGTTGACTGTTCTTTACTCATATGTAACAGGTCTTGGTGGAGCTGTTTCGGGTATCCTTGGTACTCTTCCTGCTGATGTTGCTGAAAAGATTGGCTTTGCTAACAACTTCAAAGGTTTGTCTATGATCGGTATCTCTATCGTAGGTATCTTCCTTGCAGTTGTTCACTTTAAGAACAGCCAAAAAGTAGCTGTAGCAGCACCTTCTACACCATCAGAAAGTGGGGAAATCGAAGATGACGAATTCTAA
- a CDS encoding PTS system mannose/fructose/sorbose family transporter subunit IID: MTNSNYKLTKEDFNQINKRSLFTFQLGWNYERMQASGYLYMILPQLRKMYGDGTPELKEMMKVHTQFFNTSPFFHTIIAGFDLAMEEKDGVGSKDAVNGIKTGLMGPFAPLGDTIFGSLVPAIMGSIAATMAIAGQPWGIFLWIAVAVAYDIFRWKQLEFAYKEGVNLINNMQSTLTALIDAASVLGVFMMGALVATMINFEISYKLPIGEKMIDFQDILNSIFPRLLPAIFTAFIFWLLGKKGMNSTKAIGIIIVLAVGLSFIGKFLLGMGA; this comes from the coding sequence ATGACGAATTCTAATTACAAACTTACAAAAGAAGATTTTAATCAAATCAACAAACGTAGCTTGTTTACTTTCCAATTAGGTTGGAACTATGAGCGTATGCAAGCTTCTGGTTACCTTTACATGATCTTGCCTCAATTGCGTAAAATGTATGGGGATGGAACTCCTGAATTGAAAGAAATGATGAAAGTTCATACTCAATTCTTCAATACTTCACCATTCTTCCACACAATTATCGCTGGTTTTGACCTTGCCATGGAAGAAAAAGATGGTGTGGGTTCAAAAGATGCCGTTAACGGTATCAAGACAGGTTTGATGGGACCATTTGCTCCTCTTGGAGATACAATCTTTGGTTCACTTGTACCTGCTATCATGGGATCTATCGCAGCAACTATGGCTATCGCTGGCCAACCATGGGGTATCTTCCTTTGGATCGCAGTTGCAGTTGCTTATGACATCTTCCGTTGGAAACAATTGGAATTTGCCTACAAAGAAGGGGTTAACCTTATCAACAACATGCAAAGTACTTTGACAGCTTTGATTGACGCTGCATCTGTACTTGGTGTCTTCATGATGGGTGCTCTTGTAGCAACAATGATCAACTTTGAGATTTCTTACAAATTGCCAATCGGTGAAAAGATGATTGACTTCCAAGACATCTTGAACTCAATCTTCCCACGTTTGCTTCCAGCAATCTTTACTGCCTTTATCTTCTGGTTGCTTGGTAAGAAAGGTATGAACTCTACTAAAGCGATCGGTATCATTATCGTTCTTGCAGTAGGTCTTTCATTCATCGGTAAATTCTTGCTTGGAATGGGCGCATAA
- a CDS encoding PTS sugar transporter subunit IIA yields MSKSLILVSHGRFCEELKGSTEMIMGPQDNIHAVALLPEDGPEEFTAKFEAAIEGLDDFLVFADLLGGTPCNVVSRLIMEGRDIELYAGMNLPMVIEFINASLTGADADYKSRAAESIVKVNDLLAGFDDDEDE; encoded by the coding sequence ATGAGTAAATCATTAATTTTGGTGAGTCATGGTCGTTTCTGTGAAGAACTTAAAGGTAGCACAGAAATGATCATGGGTCCACAGGACAACATTCATGCAGTGGCCCTTCTTCCAGAAGATGGTCCAGAAGAATTTACTGCAAAATTTGAAGCTGCTATCGAAGGATTGGATGATTTCCTAGTCTTTGCGGACCTTCTCGGTGGAACACCATGTAACGTGGTAAGCCGTTTGATCATGGAAGGTCGCGACATTGAACTCTACGCAGGGATGAATCTTCCAATGGTGATTGAATTTATCAATGCCAGCCTTACAGGTGCAGATGCGGACTACAAGAGCCGTGCTGCAGAAAGCATTGTGAAAGTCAACGACCTGTTAGCGGGCTTCGATGATGACGAAGATGAATAA
- a CDS encoding SIS domain-containing protein codes for MLNYTKEELLELGAEITTREIYQQPDVWKEAFEAYQAKREEIAAFLQGIADKHDYIKVILTGAGTSAYVGDTLVPYFKEVYDERKWNFNAIATTDIVANPETYLKKDVATVLVSFARSGNSPESVATVDLAKALVDDLYQVTITCAADGKLALQAHGDDRNLLLLQPAASNDAGFAMTSSFTSMMLTALLVFDPTEFAVKAERFEVVSSLARKILDNAEDVKELVDLDFNRVIYLGAGPFFGLAHEAQLKILELTAGQVATMYESPVGFRHGPKSLINEDTVVLVFGTTTDYTRKYDLDLVREVAGDQIARRVVLLSDQAFGLENVKEVALGCGGVLNDIYRVFPYIVYAQLFALLTSLKVENKPDTPSPTGTVNRVVQGVIIHDYQK; via the coding sequence ATGCTAAATTACACAAAAGAAGAATTACTTGAACTGGGTGCAGAAATCACGACTCGTGAAATCTACCAACAGCCTGATGTATGGAAAGAAGCTTTTGAAGCCTATCAAGCAAAACGAGAAGAAATTGCAGCCTTTCTACAAGGAATCGCTGATAAGCATGACTATATCAAGGTCATCTTGACGGGTGCTGGTACTTCTGCTTATGTGGGAGATACCTTGGTGCCTTACTTTAAGGAAGTCTATGACGAACGCAAATGGAATTTCAATGCCATTGCGACAACTGATATCGTAGCCAATCCAGAAACCTATCTGAAAAAAGATGTGGCAACTGTCCTTGTATCCTTTGCTCGTAGTGGGAATTCGCCTGAAAGTGTGGCGACGGTTGATTTGGCGAAAGCCTTGGTGGACGACCTTTACCAAGTGACCATTACTTGTGCAGCAGATGGTAAATTGGCTCTTCAAGCTCATGGCGATGACCGCAATCTTTTGCTCTTGCAACCAGCTGCTTCCAATGACGCTGGATTTGCCATGACTTCTAGCTTTACGTCTATGATGCTAACAGCTCTCTTGGTCTTTGATCCTACAGAATTTGCTGTGAAAGCTGAACGTTTTGAAGTTGTGTCTAGCCTTGCCCGCAAAATTCTAGACAATGCAGAAGATGTTAAAGAGCTGGTTGACCTCGACTTTAACCGCGTTATCTACCTGGGTGCAGGTCCTTTCTTTGGACTTGCTCATGAAGCTCAGCTCAAGATTTTGGAATTAACAGCTGGTCAAGTGGCGACCATGTATGAAAGCCCAGTCGGCTTCCGTCACGGTCCAAAATCATTGATCAACGAAGATACCGTTGTTTTGGTCTTTGGTACAACGACAGACTACACTCGCAAGTACGATTTGGACTTGGTTCGTGAAGTGGCTGGTGACCAGATTGCTCGTCGTGTTGTGCTTTTGAGTGATCAAGCCTTTGGTCTCGAAAATGTCAAAGAAGTAGCCCTTGGTTGTGGCGGTGTCTTGAACGATATTTACCGTGTCTTCCCTTACATCGTTTATGCCCAACTCTTTGCCCTATTGACTTCACTCAAGGTAGAAAATAAACCAGATACACCATCTCCTACTGGCACTGTAAATCGTGTGGTACAAGGTGTGATCATTCATGACTATCAAAAATAA